Genomic window (Lynx canadensis isolate LIC74 chromosome A1, mLynCan4.pri.v2, whole genome shotgun sequence):
acctCTAATATTATCAAGCCATATatcaaaggtgaaaaaaaagtgtttatttttcacagtattaAATTTTCATATTGCCACACTAGTCAATGTTGAGTTTTCATCATTCTATTAAATACCATTGTAGATACCTTACTTGCAAGCTAAGTTAATTCCTCATATAAGTTTCCACTGCACTTTATATCCATAGTGaattttcttagaaattattctttataattttatgtgtgtAAATTTATAAACATTCCAATTAATGGCAAATAGTCTTATTTGTGtgtatgagacagagagagagagagaaagagagagagagagagagagagtaggggaagggcagagagaggggaggatggaggatccaaagcaggctttgcactgatggcagagagcctgatgcagggctggaactcatgaactgtgacatcatgacatcataactgactgagacacctaagCACCCCAGAtaagatttttaattaaacatataaataaatatcataacatcttaggaaaatataaatacttcTATTCATTGTATTTAATTGACATGTTTAGTTGATTTTTCCATTAAGTAATCTAAACACTATGAGCATTCTAAGTAGTCAATAGGATTATGacaattgttttttatatatttatttcaccaGAAAGAAAGTGTATAGCTATCACTTATATCCTTTGAGAAACAAAGACttaattatttcacattttttaatgttcatttttgagagaaagaaagagcatatGCATGATAGCAGAAGAGGAGCAGATTGAGGGAGcactgtctgtgctgacagtgcagagccggatgcaagACTCGATCTCacagacaatgagatcatgacctgagatgaaatcaagaataagatgcttaacttactgaactgcccccaggtgccccatttcacATTTAAAGATACACTTAACCACAAGTAGAAACATGATgataagaaatgcattttttaacctagaaaactgattatTCTCATGTAAACTGTAATTATTCTCTAAAAATGCATACACTTATCTTGCATGATGCAAGCAAAATTTAGTGcaaattactatatttttatgccatatatatatatatatatccaatcaAAATAACCAATAATGAGCATCTGTAATTCCAAATCCCATTAAATAGTTACTTAAGTATATGACTGGagtggaaaaaacacaaatgtccatagacATTTATTGATATGAGTTTATAAGTAAAATGTAGTTTAGGCATACAaagtaatattattcagcctcaaaatGGAAGAGTATTCTGGCACATTTTACAGCATGGATGAACATTGAGGATTTTATGTTGTATGAAATAAgccaatctctctctgtctctctgtctctgtctctctctttcacacacacacacacacacacacacacacacactgctgcaTAGCTCCACTTATCTGAAGTATGTAAGTTAGTCAAATATATAGAGGCAGAAGATAGAATGGCATTTGCCAGTGGCAGTGAGAATAAGGAAAGGAAGTTATTATATAATGGATACAAGAGTTTCAGTTTGAGAATATGAAAATTTTCCAGGGGATTAATATTGGTGATGATTATATAACAAAGTGAAAATACTTAATGCCACTCTACTGGCAGTacactaaaaaataagtaagatagTAGCAAAGAATTAAGAGGCTTGTCCAACACCCTACAGTTACTAAGATGCCTACTGcttttcaaatagttttaatGTTCTGTCAATCTTCAACAATAGGAGGATGGAAAATAATAACCTACATGTCAAATAAATTACATAGCAGGATTTTGAAGTTCTTCAGGAAAGTGATACTGAACTCTATATTTAGAGATTTCATTTAGTTACTAGAGGTATAGACTGCATGTTAGAGTTTCAAGGATGTGGAGATCACAGAATTTTAGcaaatgcaaaatacatttaaCAGGAGGAAATGTATTTTCAACATGTCTAATTTTGAAATGATCAACTAAAAATGTCAAGTAGAATACTACCAGTACAGTAATGATGCTCAAGAACTGGAGTTAGAGGCTGAATAAGCCTTTTGCACTGCCTTTATCCATCCTGAATGGCATTCAATTAAGGGATGCCTGTGTAAAGTGAGGGCAAAGAGAATTGTCCATGGAAGAGGTGGACtccttttattatataatttcacTGAAGTATACAATATCTTTGAGAAATAATGAGTATCCCCATGTCTgcagctattatttattcaacaagctagacaaaatcagagatgaaaaggCCTTTAAAGATTAGATTCCTTTCTGACTGAAGAGAATTTACCTCTGTGGTTGGGTgaagaatgaaaaatgtttaCCTCCTCTTCCTTACTCAGTAAAGTTGTGTTTCTGTGACTTTAAGGGGAAACAATTTCATTTGATTATACAAAGTACCTTCTTAATTAAAATCTGCATTCAGTATTGCAGTGTCACATTAAGGGAAATATTCTAAAGCCATTACTGTTAAACTAATTCACTAACAATTCCAAATTAAGCTATGTTTCTTTCTGCAGACTCAGTATTTTAGTTCCTAGACCTGAAAATGTAAGTCCTCTTGTCTGGAAAAACAATGGCTTCCATAATTAAATGATATCAATAAAGATGATctgattttaatatgttttacatGTGTAACTCTTATATCAAGGACCctgattttatacatttaaaacaaactgaTTTAACTCAGCTCCTAAGAATATTGACTATGCATAAGgcaaaacacaaacataaattacaaattatgtaaaaattatccTCCTGCTCACATATGTTGCTGCCTGTGGTACAAAGACACACTTCGTATTATTATAATTTACCAAAAAATTTTCATTATgtcaattaattaatgaattaattcattcattatgCCAATTAATAAAGGGTActtattttgaaacttttaaagaaagaaaaagtggaaaaagttgaaattaaatttatgtccacgttaaaatattttgaaaatggcaaataaaatatttgaaataagttttattattttcagatgtgTAATTCAAATGGAGCACTGCAAATGATGAAAACTGTcatctatttcttcatttccagtttgaaaatcatgaaaaatggGAACACCACCTCTGATTTCATTCTCCTAGGACTCTTTAACCACACAGAAGCCcatctatttctctttgcaaTGGTTCTCACAATCGCCTTCGCCTCCCTAGTGGGAAATGCCCTCATGATTCTCCTGATTCACCAAGATGCCCGGCTCCACACACCCATGTACTTCCTACTGAGCCAACTCTCCCTCATGGACATGATGCTGGTCTCTACCATTGTGCCCAAAATGGCTACTAACTACTTGACTGGAAAGATGTCCATCTCCCCTGCTGAATGCGGGTTGCAGATATTCTTCCTTCTAACTTTAGGAGGGGGTGAGTGTTTCCTCTTAGCAGCCATGTCCTATGACCGGTATGTGGCTGTTTGTCACCCACTGCGATACCCAGCCCTCATGAGCTGGCAATTATGCCTGAAAATGACTGTGGGGTCTTGGGTCCTGGGGGCAGCTGATGGGCTCATGCAGGCTGCTGCTACCCTGAGTTTTCCATTTTGCGATGCACATGAGATCAATCATTTCTTCTGTGAGGCCCCTACTCTGGTGGGTTTAGCTTGTGCCGACACGTTTGTCTTTGAGTATGTGATGTACGTATGCTGTGTGTTAATGCTCCTGGtcccattttctctcattctgatTTCCTATAGTCTCATCCTTGCTGCAGTTCTCCAGATGCATTCTAGAGAAGCCCGCAAAAAGCCTTTTGCCACCTGCTCCTCACATCTTTCTGTGGTGGGACTCTTTTATGGAGCTGCAATTTTTACCTATATGCAACCCAAATCCTACAGGTCAGCTCACCATGATAAAGTAGTGTCAGTGTTCTATACTATCTTCACCCCTGTACTCAATCCCCTCATCTACAGTCTGAGAAACAGTGAAGTCAAGGGTGCCTTGAGAAAGTGTATGGGTCAGTGTTCTGCCTTAAGTCAGGGTTAAGATTACATAGATTTGCTCTAAATTTAAAGTCTGTATAAAGTGACTGTGTAGGATTTTCTAGAGAAAaggtatatatgtattatatctatATCCATTACTAGTTTACTTTGAAATTCTGACAGGCCTCCATAGTTTGGATCTTTTACTATGCTCTCATGAATACATCAAATTGTGGATTGTTAAAAGTCTGTTAATCAAAATCATTAAAACGCTTTTACATGACaccacacaataaatatttgttcaaagaaTGAGCCAAGTAGTCAAACAATTTTCAACATTagttgttaatttgtttttaattgtggtatAACTTACAAACACTAGAATGCTCACATCTGAAGCTTGCTATTCACCCAGTGTCAACAACTTGGATTTAGCCCACTAGTAAAAGGCAATTCTGACcagatcagatttttttttcatgcactTTTCCAGTAAAATCACTCACTCCAGATACAACAATTAGTCACACTTGTATCTCTGTCCTATAATTTGGTCTGTTGTAGAATTTTGCTTCAATGAAAACgtaaaataggtattttttaataacttggttatttttatttttattgatttaatatgtttttaaagattctacCACAATTTACATCTATCagcagttttttcttctttatttttgttgttgttcctaaaTAATATGCCCATCTCTGAATCTACTGCTCTTTGTTTATCTACTACTTTGATGGATATGTGAGCTATTTTCAATCTGGAactattttgattaaaataactttaactTCCTTTTTGTGATCACATATGTTTATTTCACTTGGTAGATGCATGACTAAAATTTTAGTATGAAATGCAACAAAATGTTTGCTCAATTTTACATGCTCAGCCGCAAATCACAAGAATGCCACTTTCTCCAATTGGTACCGATTGTGGGTACTGTCAACCATTTTCATTTTCGCTATTATAGCATGGATAGACTAACTCATTTTGgtttcaatttacattttcctaattattAATGTTCCTGAGGATTTCTGTATTAACTCATGGCCCATATGTGCATCTTTCTTTGTGAACTATCAATTTTCATACTGGGGAAAAAACATAATATACAGAATATGATGTTAATAagattatttggaaatttttaaataaaattacatttggtTTACTTGCTATGTTTTTCTGGAAAACcgcttttattccattttcaaagattattttcattaaaattgatACTTTTGTAAAACATCTCTTCCTCAATATCCATTGGGCTTGGATTaaaagtttatatgtttatttgctttgattATGCATCATAATATATTTCAATTCCATTGGTGTTATCGTGTCTTGAAAATCTGGTACATTCTTCCCTAGTAAGCACTTTTTGCCTAAAGAGCAAGGATAAAAAATAGGTTACAGAACATAGggttctagtattttttttcagtgtatatttCTAAACTTGTACCATTAAATCATTATATACCTATAAgccaagaaatatatatatgcatatgtatacgtacatacatacatatgtatgcatatacatatacatatgtatacatacacacacatatatatatatatatgtatatatatatatatacatctgcaGCCAAGAAATTTGGCATCTTTAGGGAGGTTGTtgtttttgcaaagaaaatacttataaatatatatttattaatacaactctatattttaaaatttatatttatgtcctCTGCAAAGAACtaacaacaaaataagaaatgtaatttaataaaatagtttaaaatatgaaGTTTAGAAATTAGGGTTATCTTTTTCGCTTtgttattttgcttaattttaacCTGCTTTTCAGAACTTTTTTGATGACATTTTAATCAAAATTGTATTCTCTATCTCACATAAATGAGAAAGGGGaataatgaagttaaaataatatcagaaataCTGGAAAGATCCAGTTTTACAGGCTTCTGCAGTATTTTTGAAACGGCACCTACAGATGTTAGAAGGGCTAGTTGAGGAATTTTTTCTGAAACCTGAATGTCATGGTTCAACTTTTCTAATTGAGGTCAAAAACGTATTGTATTTTAAACCTTGTTTGTTCCTCTACACATGGCcatactttgttgttgttgttgttgttgttgttgttttttgagagagagagagagagccagagccagagcctgagtaggggaggagcagagagagagagggagacacagaatccgaaacaggctccaggctctgagctgtcagcacagagcccaacgcggggctcgaactcacaaactgtgagatcatgaccagagccgaagtcggacgctcaaccgactgacccacccaggcgcccaggccaTACTTTGATCAAAGGggaatttcattaaatattttatttctatagtcACTTTAAGAAGCATAAAGTGAGGGGCGTCattgcctggaacctgctttgaattctgtttctccttttctctgctcctcctcctctcatgctctgtttctctttcaaaaataaataaataaacattaaaaattaaaaaaaaaaacataagatgaATTAGTTAAACCTTCATTGAGGGGAGTAAAAATAGTTTAACACcataaaataactataaataacaacagtaagaataaacataaaatgttttttgctCATTAAATAGTTTATGCATTTTGCTTaatatttcaccttcatttttttttattttaatgattgcCATAATCTGAGGAGGTACATTCAATATTCTCATTTTTGAAAAGGGGAGGTAGTAAGTGTATTAGGATAAAATTCATGGTTGATTTTCACACAGGTCTGAATTCAGTTGTCTAATTTTGAACAACTCACAGTTAGGAAAGGGAAGTTGTGACAGTAGGGCTGGCTATCCcctcatacacacacaacacaatcccatgtgactttttttatatttctatttttttaaatattaaatttattttcaaattggtttccatacaacacccagtgctcatcctaacaggtgccctcctcagtgcccatcacccaccctcccctccctcccatcccccatcaaccctcagtttattctcagtttttaagagtgtcttatggtttggctctctccctctctaacatttttttcctccccctccccatagtcttctgttaagtttctcaggatccacataagagtgaaaacatatggtatccgtctttctctgtatgacttatttcacttagcataacactctccaattccatccaacatatttaattctttctcattgccaagtagtattccattgtatatacaaaccacaatttccttatccattcatcagttgatggacatttaggctctttccataatttggctattgttgagagtgctgctataaacatcggggtacaagtgcccctatgcatcagcactc
Coding sequences:
- the LOC115500553 gene encoding olfactory receptor 2T8-like; this encodes MMKTVIYFFISSLKIMKNGNTTSDFILLGLFNHTEAHLFLFAMVLTIAFASLVGNALMILLIHQDARLHTPMYFLLSQLSLMDMMLVSTIVPKMATNYLTGKMSISPAECGLQIFFLLTLGGGECFLLAAMSYDRYVAVCHPLRYPALMSWQLCLKMTVGSWVLGAADGLMQAAATLSFPFCDAHEINHFFCEAPTLVGLACADTFVFEYVMYVCCVLMLLVPFSLILISYSLILAAVLQMHSREARKKPFATCSSHLSVVGLFYGAAIFTYMQPKSYRSAHHDKVVSVFYTIFTPVLNPLIYSLRNSEVKGALRKCMGQCSALSQG